A part of Oncorhynchus kisutch isolate 150728-3 linkage group LG2, Okis_V2, whole genome shotgun sequence genomic DNA contains:
- the LOC109880153 gene encoding transmembrane protein 238, which translates to MAQHYDGLSHCKLALAFAILMDLLGVSALLVGVFAPLEIKGQDFGDLLVYSGALLMLMSLGGWVMWYSGNLEGLTSRKELGGTMGAMDRLARSLSRRIRLPRSHSSPS; encoded by the coding sequence ATGGCGCAGCACTATGATGGTCTGTCCCACTGTAAGCTGGCCCTGGCGTTTGCCATACTGATGGACCTGCTAGGTGTGTCTGCTCTGCTGGTGGGGGTCTTTGCCCCATTAGAGATTAAGGGACAGGACTTTGGGGACCTGCTGGTGTACTCTGGGGCTCTACTGATGCTCATGTCCCTGGGAGGATGGGTCATGTGGTACAGCGGGAACCTTGAGGGCCTGACCTCCAGGAAGGAGCTAGGGGGAACCATGGGTGCCATGGACCGGCTGGCCCGCTCCCTCAGCCGCAGGATACGACTCCCCAGGAGCCACAGCAGCCCCTCATGA